A genome region from Baekduia alba includes the following:
- a CDS encoding cupin domain-containing protein, whose protein sequence is MTDFSIVNPRECDDVYGGTDVPGEFRPLTDAAGAEQLALTLIHVPPHSDFEQGTGHFHDEIEEVYLVTRGTLTWRLGDEVREVTAPAIVRVAPKTARSHRNEGDEPVDMYAISRQLGRGDATKIDDFWEASPDAEQRRAG, encoded by the coding sequence GTGACCGACTTCTCCATCGTGAACCCCCGCGAGTGCGACGACGTCTACGGCGGCACCGACGTCCCCGGCGAGTTCCGGCCGCTGACCGACGCCGCCGGCGCCGAGCAGCTCGCGCTGACGCTCATCCACGTGCCGCCGCACTCGGACTTCGAGCAGGGCACCGGCCACTTCCACGACGAGATCGAGGAGGTCTACCTCGTCACGCGCGGCACGCTGACCTGGCGCCTCGGCGACGAGGTGCGCGAGGTGACCGCGCCGGCCATCGTCCGCGTCGCGCCCAAGACGGCGCGCTCGCATCGCAACGAGGGCGACGAGCCGGTCGACATGTACGCCATCTCACGTCAGCTCGGCCGGGGCGACGCCACCAAGATCGATGACTTCTGGGAGGCGTCGCCCGACGCCGAGCAGCGCCGCGCGGGCTAG
- a CDS encoding plastocyanin/azurin family copper-binding protein encodes MTFAVENASGMEHELVVIETGRTAAKLPIVNGKASEKGSVGEVALAGHKSKRLTLKLEKGHYALVCNVGGHYMAGMRADLTVR; translated from the coding sequence GTGACGTTCGCCGTCGAGAATGCGTCGGGCATGGAGCACGAGCTCGTCGTCATCGAGACCGGCCGCACGGCCGCCAAGCTGCCGATCGTCAACGGCAAGGCGTCCGAGAAGGGCTCCGTCGGCGAGGTCGCGCTCGCCGGCCACAAGTCCAAGCGGTTGACGTTGAAGCTCGAGAAGGGCCACTACGCGCTGGTCTGCAACGTCGGTGGCCACTACATGGCCGGCATGCGCGCCGACCTGACCGTGCGCTAG
- the sigJ gene encoding RNA polymerase sigma factor SigJ, translated as MMHHDQLADEFQAHRARLRAVAYRMLGSPSEAEDAVQEAWLRLSRSDDEAIDNLGGWLTTVVARVALDMLRARTARREEYVGSWLPEPVVEAVDDASTPEPEREVLMADAVGLALLVVLDTLAPKERLAFVLHDMFGMPFSEIAPIVDRTPDATRQLASRARRRVRGAPAVDADLPRQRELVDAFLAAAREGDFDALVAVLDPDVVFRHDAGGGVAGRPRHGASTDTVVGAERVARNAVANGKLFLRLAHPATVNGGAGLIIAREGRTIGVAGITIAGDKIVEIDLVTDPDKLPNQDA; from the coding sequence TTGATGCATCACGACCAGCTCGCCGACGAGTTCCAGGCGCACCGCGCGCGGCTGCGGGCCGTGGCCTACCGGATGCTGGGCTCCCCGTCGGAGGCCGAGGACGCCGTGCAGGAGGCGTGGCTCCGCCTCAGCCGCAGCGACGACGAGGCCATCGACAACCTCGGCGGCTGGCTGACGACGGTCGTCGCTCGCGTGGCGCTGGACATGCTGCGGGCCCGCACCGCGCGCCGCGAGGAGTACGTCGGGTCGTGGCTGCCCGAGCCGGTCGTCGAGGCGGTCGACGACGCGAGCACGCCCGAGCCCGAGCGCGAGGTGCTGATGGCCGACGCCGTCGGGCTCGCGCTGCTCGTCGTGCTCGACACGCTGGCCCCCAAGGAGCGCCTGGCGTTCGTGCTGCACGACATGTTCGGGATGCCGTTCTCCGAGATCGCGCCGATCGTCGACCGGACGCCCGACGCGACGCGCCAGCTCGCCAGCCGCGCGCGGCGCCGGGTCCGCGGCGCGCCGGCGGTCGACGCCGACCTGCCGCGCCAGCGCGAGCTCGTCGACGCGTTCCTGGCCGCGGCGCGCGAGGGCGACTTCGACGCGCTCGTCGCCGTGCTCGACCCCGACGTGGTCTTCCGCCACGACGCCGGCGGCGGCGTGGCCGGCCGGCCACGCCACGGCGCGAGCACCGACACGGTCGTCGGCGCCGAGCGGGTGGCGCGCAACGCCGTCGCCAACGGCAAGCTCTTCCTCCGGCTCGCCCACCCGGCGACGGTCAACGGCGGCGCGGGCCTGATCATCGCGCGCGAGGGCAGGACGATCGGCGTCGCCGGGATCACGATCGCCGGCGACAAGATCGTCGAGATCGACCTCGTGACCGATCCGGACAAGCTGCCGAACCAGGACGCCTAG
- a CDS encoding GlsB/YeaQ/YmgE family stress response membrane protein, protein MIGALILGLFAGFIGRALVPNDIFAGMEGPTSWLASVVLGLVGAFVGYLVFTRGLGIGDDDAFDLGGILSAIIGVVIVLLIAGFFARRAGGGRGGAMRPQA, encoded by the coding sequence ATGATCGGTGCCCTCATCCTCGGCCTCTTCGCCGGCTTCATCGGCCGCGCGCTCGTGCCCAACGACATCTTCGCCGGCATGGAGGGCCCTACCTCGTGGCTGGCCTCCGTCGTGCTCGGCCTGGTCGGTGCGTTCGTCGGCTACCTCGTCTTCACCCGCGGGCTGGGGATCGGCGACGACGACGCGTTCGACCTCGGCGGCATCCTCAGCGCGATCATCGGCGTCGTCATCGTGCTGCTGATCGCCGGCTTCTTCGCCCGCCGGGCGGGCGGCGGCCGCGGCGGGGCGATGCGTCCGCAGGCCTAG
- a CDS encoding metallophosphoesterase family protein, whose translation MRILALYDVHGNIEALDAVLADPRAAGADAVVVGGDAVPGPFAREVLDRLEALAAPTHWVRGNGEREVAAIATAAEPVPEPDDPEDMATITAIANARALGAERLAPLGALPLTVELDGVLFCHATPRSDEEILTRISAPERFADALAGVTAPLVVAGHTHQQDDRRVGAVRFVNAGSVGLPYEGDGGARWLWIEDGEPQLRVTEYDHAGAGRRILEAGWPDARSTEAAMTEPLAATVITELFEERATA comes from the coding sequence ATGCGCATCCTGGCCCTGTACGACGTCCACGGGAACATCGAGGCGCTCGACGCGGTCCTCGCCGACCCGCGCGCCGCCGGCGCCGACGCCGTCGTGGTCGGCGGCGACGCGGTCCCGGGCCCGTTCGCGCGCGAGGTCCTGGATCGGCTGGAGGCGCTGGCGGCGCCGACGCACTGGGTGCGCGGCAACGGCGAGCGCGAGGTCGCGGCGATCGCCACCGCGGCCGAGCCGGTGCCCGAGCCCGACGACCCCGAGGACATGGCGACGATCACCGCGATCGCCAACGCCCGCGCCCTCGGCGCCGAGCGCTTGGCGCCGCTGGGCGCGCTGCCGCTGACCGTCGAGCTCGACGGCGTCCTGTTCTGCCACGCGACGCCGCGCAGCGACGAGGAGATCCTGACCCGGATCTCGGCGCCCGAGCGCTTCGCCGACGCGCTGGCCGGCGTGACCGCGCCGCTGGTCGTCGCCGGCCACACCCACCAGCAGGACGACCGCCGCGTCGGCGCCGTGCGGTTCGTCAACGCCGGCAGCGTCGGCCTGCCCTACGAGGGCGACGGCGGCGCGCGCTGGCTGTGGATCGAGGACGGCGAGCCGCAGCTGCGCGTCACCGAGTACGACCACGCCGGCGCCGGCCGCCGCATCCTCGAGGCCGGCTGGCCCGACGCGCGCTCGACCGAGGCGGCGATGACCGAGCCGCTGGCGGCGACGGTCATCACCGAGCTCTTCGAGGAGCGCGCGACGGCCTAG
- the groL gene encoding chaperonin GroEL (60 kDa chaperone family; promotes refolding of misfolded polypeptides especially under stressful conditions; forms two stacked rings of heptamers to form a barrel-shaped 14mer; ends can be capped by GroES; misfolded proteins enter the barrel where they are refolded when GroES binds) yields the protein MGKIIHFNDDARRRLQVGVDQLADTVKVTLGPKGRNVVLERLTGAPTITNDGVSIAREIELSDQFANMGAQLVREVADKTSELTGDGTTTATLLAQSLIREGMRVLDEGVNPMLLRRGIEEAVDLVVADLVNSAVAVEDRDLLRHVATIAAKEDERIGIAVADALHRVGTDGVVSIEESDQPGISVDYVEGLHVENGHLSPYLIRDRMRMETVLDNPYILMTTQPISTVQELMGAIGQVMRRPEPLIILAEKVDGAALGMLVQNNQHGTMEATAIRAPGFGHRRVAYLEDLAAFVGGRVITPEAGLTLAQVDLEVLGRARRVIVTEDATTFIEGAGSAEAVAGRMHEITVELDRATNENDVDSLRERRARLSSKLAVIRVGGATAVESKEKLRRTEGSLAASRAAMAEGIVPGGGTALLRAGRALDGVQLEGDRSAGVEVVAEVLADPLFWIASNAGYDGHQVIDQVRAMPDGHGLNALTGEFGDLITSGVIDPVRVTRLSLQHAASVAALLLTTEALVAEQIIGQPGAILAPGFGDLAEGMARPSSPV from the coding sequence ATGGGCAAGATCATCCACTTCAACGACGACGCGCGCCGCCGGCTGCAGGTCGGCGTCGACCAGCTGGCCGACACGGTCAAGGTCACGCTCGGCCCGAAGGGCCGCAACGTGGTGCTCGAGCGCCTGACCGGCGCGCCGACGATCACCAACGACGGCGTGTCGATCGCCCGCGAGATCGAGCTGAGCGACCAGTTCGCCAACATGGGCGCGCAGCTCGTGCGCGAGGTCGCCGACAAGACCTCGGAGCTGACCGGCGACGGCACGACGACCGCCACGCTGCTGGCCCAGTCGCTGATCCGGGAAGGCATGCGCGTCCTCGACGAGGGCGTCAACCCCATGTTGCTGCGCCGCGGCATCGAGGAGGCCGTCGACCTCGTCGTCGCCGACCTCGTCAACAGCGCGGTCGCCGTCGAGGACCGCGACCTGCTGCGCCACGTCGCCACGATCGCCGCCAAGGAGGACGAGCGGATCGGCATCGCCGTCGCCGACGCGCTGCACCGCGTGGGCACCGACGGCGTCGTCTCGATCGAGGAGAGCGACCAGCCGGGCATCTCGGTGGACTATGTCGAAGGCCTCCATGTCGAGAACGGGCACCTGTCGCCCTACCTGATCCGCGACCGCATGCGGATGGAGACGGTCCTCGACAACCCCTACATCCTGATGACGACGCAGCCGATCTCGACGGTGCAGGAGCTGATGGGCGCGATCGGCCAGGTCATGCGCCGGCCGGAGCCGCTCATCATCCTGGCCGAGAAGGTCGACGGCGCCGCGCTGGGCATGTTGGTGCAGAACAACCAGCACGGCACGATGGAGGCCACCGCGATCCGGGCGCCGGGCTTCGGCCACCGCCGGGTCGCCTACCTGGAGGACCTGGCCGCGTTCGTCGGCGGGCGCGTCATCACCCCGGAGGCGGGGCTCACGCTGGCGCAGGTCGACCTCGAGGTGCTCGGGCGCGCGCGCCGCGTCATCGTCACCGAAGACGCGACGACGTTCATCGAGGGCGCGGGCAGCGCCGAGGCCGTCGCGGGCCGCATGCACGAGATCACCGTCGAGCTGGACCGCGCGACCAACGAGAACGACGTCGACTCGCTGCGCGAGCGGCGCGCCCGGCTGTCGTCCAAGCTCGCGGTCATCCGCGTCGGCGGCGCCACCGCCGTCGAGAGCAAGGAGAAGCTGCGCCGCACCGAGGGCTCCCTGGCCGCGTCGCGCGCCGCGATGGCCGAGGGCATCGTGCCCGGCGGCGGCACCGCGCTGCTGCGCGCCGGTCGCGCGCTGGACGGCGTGCAGCTGGAGGGCGACCGCTCCGCCGGCGTCGAGGTCGTCGCCGAGGTGCTGGCCGACCCGCTGTTCTGGATCGCCTCCAACGCCGGCTACGACGGCCACCAGGTCATCGACCAGGTCCGGGCGATGCCCGACGGCCACGGCCTCAACGCGCTGACCGGCGAGTTCGGCGACCTGATCACGTCCGGCGTGATCGACCCCGTGCGCGTGACGCGCCTGAGCCTCCAGCACGCGGCGTCGGTCGCGGCGCTGCTGCTGACGACCGAGGCGCTGGTCGCCGAGCAGATCATCGGGCAGCCGGGCGCGATCCTGGCCCCGGGCTTCGGCGACCTCGCGGAAGGGATGGCGCGGCCCTCCTCGCCGGTGTAG
- a CDS encoding NAD(P)-dependent alcohol dehydrogenase, with protein MIAARLHKYHEALAVEQIAEPTIDGPHDVIVRVGGAGLCRTDLHVQEGQWAEKSGVELPYVLGHENAGWVEEIGSAVTNVEVGDTVIVHPLITCGLCRACRAGDDVHCANNLFPGISVDGGFAQLLKTSARSVVKLQPSLHPKDIAALADAGLTAYHAVKKAVANLYPGSRAVVIGAGGLGHIGIQCLKAMTPAEIIVVDPSEQARALASEIGADTTVALDGKQVDTILEMTDGVGAEAIIDFVGEKGAIEDGVAMLRDAGDYYVIGYGENINVPTIDIISREINFIGNLVGSYNDLDELMTLTAQGKVTLHTSVYPLEAVNDAMADLDQGRLQGRGILVADAA; from the coding sequence ATGATCGCCGCCCGCCTGCACAAGTACCACGAGGCGCTCGCCGTCGAGCAGATCGCCGAGCCCACGATCGACGGCCCGCACGACGTGATCGTCCGCGTCGGCGGTGCCGGGCTGTGCCGCACCGACCTTCACGTACAAGAAGGGCAGTGGGCCGAGAAGTCCGGCGTCGAGCTGCCCTACGTCCTGGGCCACGAGAACGCCGGCTGGGTCGAGGAGATCGGCTCGGCGGTCACCAACGTCGAGGTCGGCGACACCGTCATCGTCCACCCGCTCATCACCTGCGGCCTGTGCCGCGCGTGCCGCGCCGGCGACGACGTGCACTGCGCCAACAACCTCTTCCCGGGCATCTCGGTCGACGGCGGGTTCGCGCAGCTGCTGAAGACCAGCGCGCGCTCGGTCGTCAAGCTCCAGCCCTCGCTGCACCCCAAGGACATCGCCGCGCTGGCCGACGCCGGGCTGACCGCCTACCACGCGGTCAAGAAGGCGGTGGCCAACCTGTACCCGGGCTCGCGCGCCGTCGTCATCGGCGCCGGCGGCCTGGGCCACATCGGCATCCAGTGCCTGAAGGCGATGACGCCGGCGGAGATCATCGTCGTCGACCCGTCCGAGCAGGCGCGGGCGCTGGCCAGCGAGATCGGCGCCGACACCACCGTCGCCCTCGACGGCAAGCAGGTCGACACGATCCTCGAGATGACCGACGGGGTCGGCGCCGAGGCGATCATCGACTTCGTCGGCGAGAAGGGCGCGATCGAGGACGGCGTCGCGATGCTCCGCGACGCCGGCGACTACTACGTCATCGGCTACGGCGAGAACATCAACGTGCCGACCATCGACATCATCTCGCGCGAGATCAACTTCATCGGGAACCTCGTCGGGTCCTACAACGACCTCGACGAGCTCATGACCCTGACCGCGCAGGGCAAGGTCACGCTGCACACCAGCGTCTACCCGCTGGAAGCCGTCAACGACGCCATGGCCGACCTCGACCAGGGCCGCCTGCAGGGTCGCGGCATCCTCGTCGCCGACGCCGCCTGA
- a CDS encoding iron-sulfur cluster assembly protein → MTVAQAQVRDALDAVYDPELDEPITTLGFVNSLSVSDRGDVAVRLRLPTPQCAPNFAFLMVYDTRAAIRALPGVAAVSVVLDDHYTGEEINAAVDGGGEFSDAFPGETAGADLEALRELFQRKALLARQGRLCEALRADGLTLAEIADLRVADLSPAADPEAARCLVLRRELGLPFDAAAPALVAGDGSALDAADLPMWLRRARLVGLSLESNGGICRSLLRVRHGVPDPTQEAALPRAETRALGASGFASASHAERELAQGLPRGADEMRKAFA, encoded by the coding sequence ATGACCGTCGCGCAGGCGCAGGTGCGGGACGCCCTCGACGCGGTCTACGACCCCGAGCTCGACGAGCCGATCACCACGCTCGGCTTCGTCAACTCCCTCTCGGTGTCCGATCGCGGCGACGTCGCCGTGCGCTTGCGCCTGCCGACTCCTCAGTGCGCGCCGAACTTCGCGTTCCTGATGGTCTACGACACGCGTGCCGCGATCCGGGCGCTGCCCGGCGTGGCCGCGGTGTCGGTCGTCCTCGACGACCACTACACCGGTGAGGAGATCAACGCCGCCGTCGACGGCGGCGGCGAGTTCTCCGACGCGTTCCCCGGCGAGACCGCCGGCGCCGACCTCGAGGCGCTGCGCGAGCTGTTCCAGCGCAAGGCGCTGCTGGCGCGGCAGGGGCGCCTGTGCGAGGCGCTGCGCGCCGACGGGCTGACGCTCGCCGAGATCGCCGATCTGCGGGTGGCCGACCTCTCACCGGCCGCCGACCCCGAGGCCGCGCGCTGCCTGGTGCTGCGCCGCGAGCTCGGGCTCCCCTTCGACGCCGCCGCGCCCGCGCTGGTCGCCGGCGACGGGTCCGCGCTGGACGCCGCGGACCTCCCGATGTGGCTGCGCCGCGCGCGCCTGGTCGGCCTGAGCCTGGAGAGCAACGGCGGCATCTGCCGCTCGCTGCTGCGCGTCCGCCACGGCGTCCCCGACCCGACCCAGGAGGCGGCATTGCCGCGCGCCGAAACCCGAGCGCTCGGCGCGAGCGGTTTCGCGAGCGCTTCGCATGCCGAGCGCGAGCTCGCCCAGGGGCTCCCTCGCGGAGCCGACGAGATGAGAAAGGCATTCGCATGA
- a CDS encoding amidohydrolase family protein produces MYEANGEQYFVLDSHSHFWDASPENWVEGQEQYAKGWIECFHAYQGLGPPATHWTIEHFMKYSVEDYEKDVFVDGHVDMAIFQSTYLRQWYKEGFNDIEHNAALLDRFPGKLMVNGRWDPREGEAGLKQLRDDHARYGLKGVKLYTAEWLGSSRGWTLKDPDAVPFFELCMELGIKNIHVHKGPTIWPLDKDGFDVSDVDHAATSFPELNFVVEHVGLPRIEDFCFMATQEPNVYAGLSVVVGGLMHARPRFFAKVMGELLFWVGEDKMLFGSDYGIWEPKWQVEGLVAWDYPDDTFSDYPRWTTEAKKKVLGLNAAKLYGVEVPAQFRLADDSAPADPTDAQLVESA; encoded by the coding sequence GTGTACGAGGCCAACGGAGAGCAGTACTTCGTCCTGGACAGCCACAGCCACTTCTGGGACGCGAGCCCCGAGAACTGGGTCGAGGGCCAGGAGCAGTACGCGAAGGGGTGGATCGAGTGCTTCCACGCCTATCAGGGACTGGGGCCGCCCGCGACCCACTGGACCATCGAGCACTTCATGAAGTACTCGGTCGAGGACTACGAGAAGGACGTCTTCGTCGACGGGCACGTCGACATGGCGATCTTCCAGTCCACGTACCTGCGCCAGTGGTACAAGGAGGGCTTCAACGACATCGAGCACAACGCGGCGCTGCTGGACCGCTTCCCCGGCAAGTTGATGGTCAACGGCCGCTGGGACCCGCGTGAAGGCGAGGCCGGCCTCAAGCAGCTGCGCGACGACCACGCCCGCTACGGCCTCAAGGGCGTCAAGCTCTACACGGCCGAGTGGCTCGGAAGCTCGCGCGGCTGGACGCTGAAGGACCCGGACGCTGTGCCGTTCTTCGAGCTCTGCATGGAGCTCGGGATCAAGAACATCCACGTCCACAAGGGCCCGACGATCTGGCCGCTGGACAAGGATGGCTTCGACGTCTCCGACGTCGACCACGCGGCGACGAGCTTCCCGGAGCTCAACTTCGTCGTCGAGCACGTCGGCCTGCCCCGCATCGAGGACTTCTGCTTCATGGCGACGCAGGAGCCCAACGTCTACGCCGGCCTCTCGGTCGTCGTCGGCGGCCTGATGCACGCCCGCCCGCGGTTCTTCGCCAAGGTCATGGGCGAGCTGCTGTTCTGGGTGGGCGAGGACAAGATGCTGTTCGGCAGCGACTACGGCATCTGGGAGCCCAAGTGGCAGGTCGAGGGCCTGGTCGCCTGGGACTACCCCGACGACACGTTCTCGGACTACCCGCGCTGGACGACCGAGGCCAAGAAGAAGGTGCTGGGCCTCAACGCCGCCAAGCTGTACGGCGTCGAGGTGCCGGCGCAGTTCCGCCTGGCCGACGACAGCGCGCCGGCCGACCCCACCGACGCGCAGCTGGTCGAGAGCGCATGA
- the mimD gene encoding propane 2-monooxygenase effector subunit MimD, whose translation MTEFKSDRTSSNQAGVTLMNNQVGYVVAQVMTDKKDITIRELPSMIRVDGISKIDFDFQEIADALGWAEFGQDDFEEIMSTHYGRMVVLDDRVLMFANPEDAAEYIGFDLVPVEGA comes from the coding sequence ATGACCGAGTTCAAGTCCGATCGGACCTCGTCCAACCAGGCCGGCGTCACGTTGATGAACAACCAGGTCGGCTACGTCGTCGCCCAGGTGATGACCGACAAGAAGGACATCACGATCCGCGAGCTGCCGTCGATGATCCGCGTCGACGGCATCAGCAAGATCGACTTCGACTTCCAGGAGATCGCCGACGCGCTCGGGTGGGCCGAGTTCGGCCAGGACGACTTCGAGGAGATCATGTCCACGCACTACGGGCGCATGGTCGTGCTCGACGACCGTGTGCTGATGTTCGCCAACCCCGAGGACGCGGCCGAGTACATCGGCTTCGACCTCGTGCCAGTCGAGGGGGCATAA
- a CDS encoding aromatic/alkene monooxygenase hydroxylase subunit beta: MPEDTTVTPERSVPKPVFTDAEAGAKEFPSSRSRSYNYFQPRKRRASVYEDVTVDVQPDPARHLTQGWVYSFADGSSGYPQEWTALKSTDWHAFLDPNEEWEQSIYRNASNTVRQISQTLANAKAAGAYDAWSRSWVKVVERHVSAWAHVEHGLGMHVYTPAQRDAPTNMINNALAVGAVHKLRFAQDIILYNLEVSEEIEEFDGSAHKDAWQNDPVWQGTRANVEKLTGIRDWAQAFFATAVVFEPLVGELFRSGFVMQAAALQGDFVTPTVMGCGESDTAREQRGARVLFRMLADDAEHGAANKAQMQQWLDEWIPVSLEAAQQLQPIWSQVAEKHVRFDDSLSRSKSRMADLLEDLTLDIPKEIRA, translated from the coding sequence ATGCCCGAAGACACGACCGTGACGCCGGAGCGCAGCGTCCCCAAGCCGGTGTTCACCGACGCGGAGGCCGGCGCCAAGGAGTTCCCGTCGTCCCGCAGCCGGTCCTACAACTACTTCCAGCCGCGCAAGCGGCGGGCGAGCGTGTACGAGGACGTCACCGTCGACGTGCAGCCCGATCCCGCGCGGCACCTGACCCAGGGCTGGGTGTACTCCTTCGCCGACGGGTCCTCCGGCTACCCGCAGGAGTGGACCGCGCTGAAGTCCACCGACTGGCACGCGTTCCTCGATCCCAACGAGGAGTGGGAGCAGTCGATCTACCGCAACGCCTCCAACACGGTGCGGCAGATCAGCCAGACGCTGGCCAACGCCAAGGCGGCCGGCGCCTACGACGCCTGGAGCCGGTCGTGGGTCAAGGTCGTCGAGCGCCACGTCTCCGCGTGGGCGCACGTCGAGCATGGCCTGGGCATGCACGTCTACACGCCGGCCCAGCGCGACGCGCCGACCAACATGATCAACAACGCGCTGGCCGTGGGCGCCGTCCACAAGCTCCGCTTCGCGCAGGACATCATCCTGTACAACCTGGAGGTCTCCGAGGAGATCGAGGAGTTCGACGGCTCCGCGCACAAGGACGCCTGGCAGAACGATCCGGTCTGGCAGGGCACGCGCGCCAACGTCGAGAAGCTGACCGGCATCCGCGACTGGGCGCAGGCCTTCTTCGCGACCGCCGTGGTCTTCGAGCCGTTGGTCGGCGAGCTGTTCCGCAGCGGCTTCGTGATGCAGGCCGCGGCGCTGCAGGGCGACTTCGTCACCCCGACCGTGATGGGCTGCGGCGAGTCCGACACCGCCCGCGAGCAGCGCGGGGCCCGCGTCCTGTTCCGGATGCTCGCCGACGACGCCGAGCACGGCGCCGCCAACAAGGCGCAGATGCAGCAGTGGCTGGACGAGTGGATCCCCGTGAGCCTCGAGGCCGCTCAGCAGCTGCAGCCGATCTGGTCGCAGGTCGCCGAGAAGCACGTGCGCTTCGACGACTCGCTGTCGCGCTCCAAGTCGCGCATGGCCGACCTGCTCGAAGACCTGACCCTCGACATCCCCAAGGAGATCCGCGCATGA
- a CDS encoding 2Fe-2S iron-sulfur cluster binding domain-containing protein — MGEKHIARFEPVGIELEVDEDETILDAAFRQGIMLMHGCKEGQCAACKSFLLDGEVDLDRYSTFALPDFEESEGYTLLCRAHAMSDVEIELLNFDEEIIRSGVPIVEATAEVAAVEDLTRDIRRLVLRLPEPVAFSAGQYMDIQIPGAADGEHRSFSMANTPGDPNELEFMIKLYEGGHFSGLLAESANGNGIKVGDQLTCKGPYGVFTLRDSSPRRLVFIAGGAGMAPIISLLRSMVEKGTTRPATFYYGARTEDDLFALEELERLGGALPDMTFVPALSEADEQTGWSGEAGLITDVVDRMEEDLTEVDAYLCGPPPMVDAAIALLERRGCAEAHIYFDKFTTSAE, encoded by the coding sequence ATGGGTGAGAAGCACATCGCACGCTTCGAGCCGGTGGGGATCGAGCTCGAGGTCGACGAGGACGAGACGATCCTCGACGCCGCCTTCCGCCAGGGCATCATGTTGATGCACGGGTGCAAGGAGGGCCAGTGCGCGGCCTGCAAGTCGTTCCTGCTCGACGGGGAGGTGGACCTCGACCGCTACTCGACGTTCGCGCTGCCGGACTTCGAGGAGTCCGAGGGCTACACCTTGCTCTGCCGGGCGCACGCGATGAGCGACGTCGAGATCGAGCTCCTCAACTTCGACGAGGAGATCATCCGCAGCGGGGTGCCGATCGTCGAGGCCACGGCGGAGGTCGCCGCGGTCGAGGACCTCACGCGCGACATCCGGCGCCTCGTGCTCCGGCTCCCCGAGCCGGTGGCGTTCTCCGCGGGGCAGTACATGGACATCCAGATCCCGGGGGCGGCCGACGGCGAGCACCGCTCGTTCTCGATGGCCAACACGCCGGGCGACCCCAACGAGCTCGAGTTCATGATCAAGCTCTACGAGGGCGGCCACTTCTCCGGCCTGCTGGCCGAGAGCGCCAACGGCAACGGGATCAAGGTCGGCGACCAGCTCACGTGCAAGGGGCCCTACGGCGTCTTCACGCTGCGCGACTCGTCGCCGCGGCGGCTGGTGTTCATCGCCGGCGGCGCCGGCATGGCGCCGATCATCTCGCTGCTGCGGTCGATGGTCGAGAAGGGCACCACCCGACCCGCGACGTTCTACTACGGCGCGCGCACCGAGGACGACCTGTTCGCCCTGGAGGAGCTGGAGCGCCTCGGCGGCGCCCTGCCCGACATGACGTTCGTCCCGGCGCTCTCCGAGGCCGACGAGCAGACGGGCTGGTCCGGCGAGGCCGGGCTGATCACCGACGTCGTCGACCGCATGGAAGAGGACCTCACCGAGGTCGACGCGTATCTCTGTGGCCCGCCGCCGATGGTCGACGCGGCGATCGCCCTGCTCGAGCGCCGTGGGTGCGCTGAGGCCCACATCTACTTCGACAAGTTCACGACCTCCGCGGAATGA